One part of the Ranitomeya imitator isolate aRanImi1 chromosome 10, aRanImi1.pri, whole genome shotgun sequence genome encodes these proteins:
- the LOC138652201 gene encoding ring-infected erythrocyte surface antigen-like has product MQAAVENLMQADIEDLIQEDLDDLIKAAVENLIQADLEDLIKAAVEDLIQADVENLIPADIECREPNTSRRRVEDLIQADEEDLIEADVEDLLKAAVENLMQADVEDLIQADVEDLIQAAVEDLILADVEDLIQADVEDLIQADVEDLILADVEDLIQEDVEDLMQADVEDLIQAGVEDLIQAGVEDILQAAVEDLILADVEDLIQADVEDLILADVEDLKQADVEDLIQADVEDLILADVEDLIQADVEDLMQADVEDLIQAGVEDILQAAVEDLILADVEDLIQADVEDFIQADVEELIQADVEDLIQVDVEDLMQADVVDLPDAGPSTDIVEL; this is encoded by the exons ATGCAAGCAGCTGTAGAGAACCTGATGCAAGCAGATATAGAGGACCTGATACAAGAAGATTTAGACGACCTCATAAAAGCAGCTGTAGAGAACCTGATACAAGCAGATTTAGAGGACCTCATAAAAGCAGCTGTAGAGGACCTGATACAAGCAGATGTAGAGAACCTAATACCAGCAGACATAGA ATGTAGAGAACCTAATACCAGCAGACGTAGAGTAGAGGACCTGATACAAGCAGATGAAGAGGACCTGATAGAAGCAGATGTAGAGGACCTCTTAAAAGCAGCTGTAGAGAACCTGATGCAAGCAGATGTAGAGGACCTCATACAAGCAGATGTAGAGGACCTGATACAAGCAGCTGTAGAGGATCTGATACTAGCAGATGTAGAGGACCTGATACAAGCAGATGTAGAGGACCTCATACAAGCAGATGTAGAGGACCTGATACTAGCAGATGTAGAGGACCTGATACAAGAAGATGTAGAGGACCTCATGCAAGCAGATGTAGAGGACCTCATACAAGCAGGTGTAGAGGACCTCATACAAGCAGGTGTAGAGGACATTTTACAAGCAGCTGTAGAGGACCTGATACTAGCAGATGTAGAGGACCTGATACAAGCAGATGTAGAGGATCTGATACTAGCAGATGTAGAGGACCTGAAACAAGCAGATGTAGAGGACCTCATACAAGCAGATGTAGAGGACCTGATACTAGCAGATGTAGAGGACCTGATACAAGCAGATGTAGAGGACCTCATGCAAGCAGATGTAGAGGACCTCATACAAGCAGGTGTAGAGGACATTTTACAAGCAGCTGTAGAGGACCTGATACTAGCAGATGTAGAGGACCTGATACAAGCAGATGTAGAGGACTTCATACAAGCAGATGTAGAGGAACTCATACAAGCGGATGTAGAGGACCTCATACAAGTGGATGTAGAGGACCTTATGCAAGCAGATGTAGTGGACCTGCCTGATGCAGGACCCTCCACAGACATTGTGGAATTATAG